A part of Corynebacterium lactis RW2-5 genomic DNA contains:
- a CDS encoding NADP-dependent isocitrate dehydrogenase — protein sequence MATIYWTRTDEAPLLATYSLKPIVEAFASQAGVNVETRDISLAGRILAQFPERLSEDQKVEDALAALGDLVKEPHANIIKLPNISASVPQIKRAVAELQEKGYDIPKYKSQPEGEEETADRAKFDKVKGSAVNPVLREGNSDRRAPEAVKSFARKHPHRMGAWVSDSKTNVATMASNDFRHNEKSVIMPADDKLTYQLEANDGHVITLKKDMPVLKGEIIDGTGMNVHILANFLRAQIRRAQRENILFSVHLKATMMKVSDPLIFGEVVKAFLPSVFPKFESKLAAANLTPDNGLGAILDGLHKLDDATAAAVKKAIEKDLAEGPALYMVNSDKGITNLHVPSDVIVDASMPALIRNGGKGWGPKGEENDTLAVIPDSSYAGVYQAVIDDCRENGAYDPATMGTVPNVGLMAQKAEEYGSHDKTFQIPVDGVLQVINSAGEVLIEHHVAEGDIWRSCQTKDAPVRDWVKLAVTRARATGDPAVFWLDPQRAHDANLITKVNEYLADHDTEGLDIRIMDPVAATKFSIERIRRGENTISVTGNVLRDYLTDLFPIMELGTSAKMLSVVPLMAGGGLFETGAGGSAPKHVQQVEEENHLRWDSLGEFLALAESLRYAASDDNDPRPSVLADALDKATATLLDEGKSPSRKVGEIDNRGSHFYLALYWAQELAAQDENSELKEVFAPVAKALSEKEESIAKTLLEVQGSPADLGGYFLPDDEKAFAVMRPSAEFNEIIDGLKK from the coding sequence ATGGCGACCATTTACTGGACCCGCACCGACGAAGCCCCGCTGCTCGCGACCTACTCGCTGAAGCCGATTGTGGAGGCTTTCGCCAGCCAGGCGGGCGTTAACGTCGAGACCCGTGACATCTCTCTGGCCGGACGAATCCTCGCCCAGTTCCCGGAGCGCCTCTCGGAGGACCAGAAGGTCGAGGACGCGCTGGCTGCTCTTGGTGACCTGGTCAAGGAGCCGCACGCAAATATCATCAAGCTGCCGAACATCTCCGCTTCTGTTCCGCAGATTAAGCGTGCCGTCGCCGAGCTGCAGGAAAAGGGCTACGACATCCCGAAGTACAAGTCGCAGCCGGAGGGCGAAGAAGAGACCGCCGACCGCGCCAAATTCGACAAGGTCAAGGGTTCTGCCGTCAACCCGGTTCTGCGTGAGGGCAACTCCGACCGCCGCGCCCCGGAAGCCGTCAAGAGCTTCGCTCGCAAGCACCCACACCGCATGGGCGCTTGGGTTTCCGACTCCAAGACCAACGTCGCCACCATGGCCTCCAACGACTTCCGCCACAACGAGAAGTCCGTCATCATGCCGGCCGATGACAAGCTGACCTACCAGCTCGAGGCGAACGACGGCCACGTCATCACCCTGAAGAAGGACATGCCGGTCCTCAAGGGCGAGATTATCGACGGCACTGGCATGAACGTCCATATCCTGGCTAACTTCCTGCGCGCCCAAATTCGCCGCGCACAGCGTGAGAACATCCTGTTCTCCGTGCACCTGAAGGCCACCATGATGAAGGTCTCCGACCCGCTGATTTTCGGCGAGGTCGTCAAGGCATTCCTGCCGTCCGTATTCCCGAAGTTCGAGTCCAAGCTGGCCGCAGCCAACCTGACCCCGGACAACGGCCTGGGCGCCATCCTCGATGGCCTCCACAAGCTGGACGACGCCACTGCGGCAGCCGTCAAGAAGGCCATCGAGAAGGACCTGGCTGAGGGCCCGGCACTGTACATGGTCAACTCCGACAAGGGCATCACCAACCTGCACGTTCCGTCCGACGTCATCGTCGACGCTTCCATGCCGGCCCTGATTCGCAACGGCGGCAAGGGCTGGGGCCCGAAGGGCGAGGAAAACGACACCCTCGCGGTCATCCCGGACTCCTCCTACGCCGGCGTCTACCAGGCGGTTATCGACGATTGCCGCGAAAACGGCGCCTACGATCCGGCAACCATGGGCACCGTCCCGAACGTCGGCCTGATGGCTCAGAAGGCCGAGGAGTACGGCTCCCACGACAAGACCTTCCAGATTCCGGTCGACGGTGTCCTGCAGGTCATCAACTCCGCCGGCGAGGTCCTCATCGAGCACCACGTCGCAGAGGGCGACATCTGGCGCTCCTGCCAGACCAAGGACGCCCCGGTCCGTGACTGGGTCAAGCTGGCCGTCACCCGCGCCCGCGCAACCGGCGACCCGGCTGTGTTCTGGCTGGATCCGCAGCGCGCTCACGACGCCAACCTGATTACCAAGGTCAACGAGTACCTGGCTGACCACGACACCGAGGGCCTGGACATCCGCATCATGGACCCGGTGGCTGCCACCAAGTTCTCCATCGAGCGCATCCGCCGCGGCGAGAACACCATCTCCGTTACCGGTAACGTCCTGCGTGACTACCTCACCGACCTGTTCCCGATCATGGAGCTGGGTACCTCCGCGAAGATGCTCTCCGTCGTTCCGCTGATGGCTGGCGGCGGCCTGTTCGAGACCGGTGCTGGCGGATCCGCTCCGAAGCACGTCCAGCAGGTCGAGGAGGAAAACCACCTCCGCTGGGACTCCCTCGGTGAGTTCCTGGCTCTGGCCGAGTCCCTGCGCTACGCCGCAAGCGACGACAACGACCCGCGCCCGAGCGTCCTGGCAGATGCCCTGGACAAGGCGACCGCCACCCTGCTCGACGAGGGCAAGTCCCCGTCCCGCAAGGTCGGCGAAATCGACAACCGCGGCTCCCACTTCTACCTGGCCCTGTACTGGGCTCAGGAGCTGGCAGCTCAGGACGAAAACTCCGAGCTGAAGGAGGTATTCGCACCTGTCGCCAAGGCACTGTCCGAGAAGGAAGAGTCCATCGCTAAGACTCTCCTCGAGGTTCAGGGCTCCCCGGCCGACCTGGGCGGCTACTTCCTGCCGGACGATGAGAAGGCCTTCGCGGTCATGCGCCCGTCCGCAGAGTTCAACGAGATTATCGACGGACTGAAGAAGTAA
- a CDS encoding O-acetylhomoserine/O-acetylserine sulfhydrylase yields MTTKYDNSDATNWSLETRTIHAGFSPDGETSARNLPIYNTSSYVFDSAEHAANRFNLSDAGPIYSRLTNPTVDAVEQRIASLEGGVAAVLFASGQGAETAAILTLARAGDHIVVSPRLYGGTETLFKVTLPRLGIDATFVENPDDPESWQAAVQDNTVGFYAESIANPQVDVLDVPAISEVAHRNNVPLIVDNTVPTAALFRPLEHGADIVVASTTKYLTGNGSALGGVIVDGGKFDWTSQRDGRDIFTNFTEPDEAYHGLKFADLGAPAFALRARAGILRDTGAAPAPFNAWVLAQGLDTLALRIERHNSNAQAVAEFLEANDKVAKVNYAGLESSPWNATVKKLGLAGAGGVLSFDLADADTAKAWKFIDALKLHSNVANIGDVRSLVVHPATTTHSQSDEAGLTRAGISQATIRLSVGIENVDDIIADLNAGFAALD; encoded by the coding sequence ATGACCACCAAGTACGACAACAGCGATGCCACCAACTGGAGCCTCGAGACCCGCACCATTCACGCTGGTTTTAGCCCGGACGGCGAGACCTCGGCGCGCAACCTGCCGATTTACAACACCTCCTCCTACGTCTTTGACTCAGCAGAGCACGCCGCCAACCGCTTTAACCTGTCGGACGCCGGCCCGATTTACTCCCGCCTGACCAACCCGACTGTCGATGCCGTCGAACAGCGCATCGCCAGCCTCGAGGGAGGCGTCGCAGCCGTACTATTCGCCTCCGGCCAGGGTGCCGAGACCGCCGCCATCCTGACCCTTGCGCGCGCGGGCGACCATATTGTCGTCTCGCCGCGCCTTTACGGCGGCACCGAAACCCTGTTCAAGGTCACTCTCCCGCGCCTTGGCATCGACGCCACCTTCGTTGAGAACCCGGACGATCCGGAGTCCTGGCAGGCTGCGGTTCAGGACAACACCGTCGGCTTCTACGCGGAGTCCATCGCCAACCCGCAGGTCGACGTACTCGATGTCCCGGCAATCTCCGAGGTCGCTCACCGCAACAACGTTCCGCTCATCGTGGATAACACCGTGCCGACCGCCGCGCTGTTCCGCCCGCTGGAGCACGGCGCCGACATCGTTGTCGCCTCCACGACCAAGTACCTGACCGGCAACGGCTCCGCCCTCGGCGGCGTGATTGTCGATGGCGGCAAGTTCGACTGGACCTCCCAGCGCGACGGCCGCGACATCTTCACCAACTTCACCGAGCCCGACGAGGCCTACCATGGCCTGAAGTTCGCGGACCTGGGCGCCCCGGCCTTCGCACTGCGCGCTCGCGCGGGCATTCTCCGCGACACCGGCGCTGCCCCAGCCCCGTTCAACGCGTGGGTTCTCGCCCAGGGACTCGACACCCTGGCCCTGCGCATCGAGCGACACAACTCCAACGCGCAGGCAGTGGCCGAGTTCCTCGAAGCCAACGACAAGGTCGCTAAGGTCAATTACGCTGGCCTGGAGTCCTCGCCGTGGAACGCTACTGTGAAGAAGCTGGGGCTGGCAGGCGCCGGTGGCGTGCTCAGCTTCGACCTGGCGGATGCCGACACCGCCAAGGCTTGGAAGTTCATCGATGCCCTGAAGCTGCACTCCAACGTCGCAAACATCGGCGATGTCCGATCTCTGGTCGTCCACCCGGCCACCACGACCCACTCCCAGTCGGACGAGGCGGGGCTCACCCGCGCCGGCATCTCACAGGCGACCATTCGCCTTTCCGTCGGCATCGAGAACGTCGACGACATTATCGCCGACCTCAATGCCGGCTTCGCCGCGCTCGACTAA
- a CDS encoding DNA-formamidopyrimidine glycosylase family protein, with protein sequence MPEGDTVYRLAHRMQFMVGREVLTTSIRVPKYAVTSFDGSVVRRVWPYGKHLFMDFGGTVLHTHLKMEGTWSAHRLGARWHKPGHTARVVLTLADDSNAPGSRPIEVVGHELGLVRVFPFDEYETHVSYLGPDVLGDDWEECGRAEARRRLLADPDRAIGLALLDQKVLAGVGNEYRAEICFLGGFHPATPVRYVDTKRVLDLARRLMWANRLSPVRVTTGVKQPGQTSFVFGRNQKPCRRCGTTIRKDTLVRDPEEELERIIWWCPNCQPLLHRAQE encoded by the coding sequence GTGCCTGAGGGAGACACCGTCTACCGTCTCGCGCACCGCATGCAGTTCATGGTCGGTCGCGAGGTGCTGACCACGTCGATTCGCGTGCCGAAATACGCAGTGACCTCCTTCGATGGTAGCGTCGTGCGCCGCGTCTGGCCCTACGGCAAGCACCTTTTCATGGACTTCGGTGGCACCGTACTTCACACGCACCTCAAAATGGAGGGCACCTGGTCGGCCCATCGCCTCGGCGCGCGCTGGCACAAGCCCGGGCACACCGCGCGCGTCGTCCTCACGCTTGCCGACGACAGCAACGCCCCCGGTAGTCGTCCCATCGAGGTTGTAGGCCACGAGCTGGGGCTCGTGCGTGTATTCCCGTTCGACGAGTATGAGACCCACGTGTCCTACCTGGGCCCCGATGTGCTGGGAGACGATTGGGAGGAATGTGGCCGCGCGGAGGCCCGGCGTCGGCTCCTGGCTGATCCCGACCGCGCGATAGGGCTGGCGCTGCTGGATCAGAAGGTGCTCGCTGGAGTCGGAAACGAGTACCGTGCGGAGATCTGTTTCCTGGGTGGCTTTCACCCGGCCACTCCAGTGCGGTACGTCGATACGAAACGCGTGCTGGACTTGGCGCGAAGGCTGATGTGGGCAAACAGGCTCTCGCCGGTACGCGTGACGACGGGCGTAAAACAACCAGGCCAGACCAGCTTCGTCTTCGGGCGGAATCAAAAGCCATGCCGGAGATGCGGAACAACTATCCGCAAGGACACCCTTGTCAGAGACCCGGAGGAGGAGCTAGAGCGGATTATCTGGTGGTGTCCGAACTGCCAGCCGCTATTGCACCGGGCGCAGGAGTAG
- a CDS encoding ATP-dependent helicase: protein MSSPHESDVLNRFSPAVATWFRDVFAGPTAVQEGAWSAISAGENALVVAPTGSGKTLAAFLWAINSLVSGGNAENRGSGRRKAEREPDGNGQRGVRVLYISPLKALGVDVENNLRAPLTGINAVAARLGEAQTKISVAVRSGDTSPNERARQVRNPPDILITTPESLYLMLTSKARKILQAVDTVIIDEIHALAGTKRGVHLALSLERLERLVCANSKEDRHIQRIGLSATVRPLETVAKFLGGDRPVEIINPPAQKDWKLRVRVPVEDMAELPEANASNDFDGSFGGGFGSDDVLDMEGDAVFGEGESALPTRNSIWPFIETEIYDEVMSNRSTLVFVNSRRTAERLTSRLNEIHAERTDPESLTPPLRRPPAQVMKAVDAVTTVDSVIARAHHGSVSKDERARTESMLKAGALRAVVATSSLELGIDMGAVDKVIQVQSPPSVASGLQRVGRAGHVVGAVSKGSFYPQHRADLLQTAVIVDRMQQGLIEELHVPENALDVLVQQTIAAVAVEDIHVDDWFASVTGAYPYRNLSREVFDAAIDLTSGVYPSTDFAELKPRVVFDRVNGMLSARPGAQRTAVINGGTIPDRGMFGVFLAGGADSGVPRRVGELDEEMVYESRVGDVFTLGASSWRIEEINRDQVLVTPAPGHTGRLPFWNGDQAGRPAELGAALGAFRRSVRANSASLDTTDLDENSRRNLLAYLAEQAEATGIVPDEKTLILERFRDELGDWRVVLHSPYGKGVNAAWALAAGAKFSLSTGMDAQPVSSDDGIVLRIPDSDREPDAELFRIDPGDIEQIVADQVGNSALFASRFRECASRALLLPSRNPGKRAPLWQQRQRSAQLLDVAKRYPKFPIVLETVRECLQDVYDLPALTKLCQDLQQGRVRIAEVTTQEASPFASSILFTYTGAFMYEGDSPLAEKRAAALSLDPALLTQLLGGVELRDLLDPEIIAEVDLDVRRRSERRKAKTAEQLIDTLRVVGPIPVGEVGEVSDVSFEQARAELGSRVMEVRIAGVPHLAQSLDAALLRDGLGVPVPPAVAAQPETIPDALEQLVTRWARTHGPFIRGDVARAFGLAASVAHSLLSKLVEQKALVSGHYRQGIDEAEFVAPEVLKIIRTRSLAAARAQTEPVSASALGRFLPAWQQVAPVGARPELRGADGVFTVIEQLAGVRLPASAWESVVLPQRVRDYQPRDLDELTANGEVLVVGAGSAGSADPWVMLLPTDYAAQLIEVPDSSEPPVLSALQTKVLDVLSRGGGGGGFLFSLIDQEVSAGEAEDPGAHLGTSHTNADLREALWALFELGLISPDGFAPLRARLSGSGGSSGTRTAHRAKRTPTRGRLRMGRTSFAQAQRAMVPPDMVGRWSLTVPADTNSTSRSVAHGEAWLERYGVVTRGSVVAENTLGGFALAYKVLTRFEEVGKAMRGLIIDGLGAAQFSTPAVVDRLRLLADSADVEGWPSGTTDPEVYVLAAVDPANPYGAALPWPEQGPTRSAGSLVVLADGLCVAYLTRGGRNLSIFTPPVGLDYADVLPLVVSAFQQAVSSNMMKRIVIEKVNGEAVIGSEWAQRLRAAGARITPKGVRIAATSGADNGGGRA, encoded by the coding sequence ATGAGTTCACCCCACGAATCCGACGTACTAAACCGGTTCTCCCCGGCAGTGGCGACGTGGTTTCGTGACGTCTTCGCTGGCCCCACTGCAGTGCAAGAGGGGGCCTGGTCGGCAATCTCCGCGGGTGAGAATGCATTAGTCGTCGCGCCCACCGGCTCGGGTAAGACGCTTGCGGCATTCTTGTGGGCAATCAACTCCTTAGTCAGCGGGGGTAATGCGGAGAACCGGGGCTCCGGCCGTCGGAAAGCGGAGAGAGAACCGGACGGGAACGGGCAACGAGGGGTGCGCGTCCTCTACATCTCACCCCTGAAGGCACTGGGCGTGGATGTGGAAAATAACCTGCGCGCACCTCTGACCGGCATCAACGCGGTGGCGGCGCGGCTAGGAGAGGCACAGACAAAGATTTCCGTGGCTGTGCGCTCGGGGGATACGTCGCCGAACGAGCGTGCGCGGCAGGTCCGGAACCCGCCGGATATTCTGATCACCACGCCGGAGTCGCTGTACCTGATGCTTACGTCCAAGGCACGGAAAATCTTGCAGGCAGTCGACACGGTCATCATCGACGAGATTCACGCGCTGGCGGGCACGAAACGCGGTGTCCACCTGGCCCTGAGCCTGGAGAGGCTGGAGCGGCTTGTCTGCGCCAATTCGAAAGAAGACAGGCACATTCAGCGCATCGGACTGTCGGCTACCGTTCGTCCCCTCGAAACCGTGGCAAAATTTCTCGGCGGAGACCGGCCCGTGGAGATCATCAATCCGCCGGCACAAAAGGACTGGAAGCTGCGTGTCCGCGTGCCAGTGGAGGACATGGCGGAGCTGCCCGAGGCAAACGCCAGCAACGACTTCGACGGTAGCTTTGGCGGTGGCTTCGGCAGCGATGATGTACTCGACATGGAAGGCGATGCCGTATTCGGGGAGGGCGAGTCGGCCCTGCCCACGCGCAACTCCATCTGGCCCTTCATCGAGACCGAGATCTACGACGAGGTGATGTCCAACCGCTCCACTCTCGTCTTCGTCAACTCGCGCCGCACGGCGGAGCGCCTGACCAGCAGGCTCAATGAAATTCACGCCGAGCGCACCGACCCCGAATCGCTCACGCCGCCACTGCGTCGCCCGCCGGCCCAGGTCATGAAGGCTGTTGATGCCGTGACCACCGTGGACTCTGTAATAGCCCGCGCGCACCACGGCTCGGTATCGAAGGACGAGCGAGCTCGGACCGAGTCGATGCTGAAGGCGGGGGCTCTACGCGCGGTGGTGGCGACCAGCTCGCTGGAGCTGGGCATCGACATGGGTGCCGTGGACAAGGTCATTCAGGTGCAGTCCCCTCCGTCAGTGGCCTCAGGCCTGCAGCGCGTCGGCCGCGCCGGGCACGTCGTGGGCGCGGTGTCGAAGGGATCCTTCTACCCGCAGCACCGGGCGGACCTGCTGCAGACGGCCGTCATCGTCGATCGCATGCAGCAGGGCCTGATTGAGGAGCTGCATGTTCCCGAAAACGCCCTCGACGTGCTGGTTCAGCAGACCATCGCGGCCGTCGCGGTCGAGGATATTCACGTCGACGACTGGTTCGCCAGCGTCACCGGCGCCTACCCGTACCGCAACCTTTCCAGGGAGGTCTTCGACGCCGCCATCGACCTGACCTCGGGTGTCTACCCTTCAACCGATTTCGCCGAGCTGAAGCCCCGGGTCGTCTTCGACCGCGTCAATGGCATGCTTTCGGCCCGGCCAGGAGCGCAGCGCACCGCCGTGATTAATGGTGGCACCATTCCCGACCGCGGCATGTTCGGGGTATTCCTGGCCGGCGGGGCCGACTCCGGGGTGCCCCGCCGCGTCGGCGAGCTGGACGAGGAGATGGTCTACGAATCTCGCGTCGGCGACGTGTTCACGCTGGGCGCCTCTAGCTGGCGGATTGAGGAGATCAACCGTGACCAGGTCCTGGTCACTCCCGCGCCGGGCCACACCGGCCGCCTGCCCTTTTGGAATGGCGATCAGGCTGGTCGTCCCGCAGAGCTGGGTGCGGCGCTCGGTGCTTTCCGACGCTCCGTGCGTGCCAATTCCGCGAGCCTTGATACCACGGACCTGGACGAAAACTCCCGGAGAAATTTACTTGCCTACCTTGCCGAGCAAGCAGAGGCCACCGGCATCGTGCCCGACGAGAAGACGCTGATTCTGGAGCGTTTCCGGGATGAGTTGGGGGATTGGCGCGTGGTGTTGCACAGCCCGTACGGCAAGGGCGTCAATGCCGCGTGGGCACTGGCTGCCGGCGCGAAGTTCTCTTTGTCCACCGGCATGGACGCGCAGCCGGTGTCCTCCGACGACGGCATCGTGCTGCGCATTCCCGACTCAGATCGGGAGCCCGATGCCGAGCTATTCCGCATTGACCCGGGTGACATTGAGCAGATAGTCGCAGATCAAGTGGGTAACTCCGCGCTGTTTGCCTCCCGGTTTAGGGAGTGCGCCTCGCGTGCCCTGCTGCTCCCTAGTCGCAATCCCGGCAAGAGAGCCCCGCTGTGGCAGCAGCGGCAGCGCTCGGCGCAGCTGCTGGATGTCGCAAAGCGGTACCCGAAGTTCCCCATCGTCCTAGAGACTGTGCGCGAGTGCCTTCAGGATGTCTACGACCTGCCCGCACTGACGAAACTGTGCCAGGATCTGCAGCAGGGCAGGGTGCGCATCGCCGAGGTCACCACCCAGGAGGCGAGCCCGTTCGCCTCGTCGATTCTGTTTACCTACACCGGCGCGTTCATGTACGAGGGGGACAGCCCCTTGGCGGAGAAACGCGCGGCCGCGCTGTCTCTGGATCCGGCACTGCTGACCCAGCTGCTGGGCGGGGTGGAACTTCGGGACCTTCTCGACCCCGAGATCATCGCCGAGGTGGACCTGGACGTTCGCCGCCGTTCGGAGCGTCGGAAAGCGAAAACTGCGGAGCAGCTGATCGACACCCTGCGCGTGGTTGGCCCCATCCCGGTCGGCGAGGTGGGGGAGGTTTCGGATGTAAGCTTCGAGCAGGCGCGCGCGGAGCTGGGCTCCCGCGTCATGGAGGTGCGTATAGCGGGAGTGCCGCACCTGGCGCAGTCGCTAGACGCCGCTTTGCTTCGCGATGGCCTCGGCGTTCCCGTGCCCCCGGCGGTCGCCGCGCAGCCTGAGACTATTCCAGATGCCCTGGAGCAGCTAGTAACCCGGTGGGCCAGGACACACGGGCCGTTTATTCGCGGCGACGTTGCCCGCGCGTTCGGCCTGGCCGCAAGCGTTGCGCATTCGCTGCTGTCGAAGCTGGTGGAGCAGAAGGCCTTGGTTAGCGGCCACTACCGGCAGGGCATCGACGAGGCGGAGTTCGTTGCGCCGGAGGTCCTGAAGATTATCCGGACCCGATCGCTGGCGGCGGCCCGCGCGCAGACGGAACCGGTTAGCGCCTCCGCGCTCGGCCGCTTCCTGCCCGCGTGGCAGCAGGTCGCACCCGTGGGCGCGCGGCCGGAGCTGCGCGGCGCCGACGGGGTTTTCACCGTCATCGAGCAGCTTGCGGGCGTGAGGCTTCCGGCGTCTGCCTGGGAGAGCGTGGTCCTGCCGCAGCGTGTGCGCGATTATCAGCCGCGCGACCTCGACGAGCTCACCGCCAACGGGGAAGTGCTGGTGGTCGGCGCGGGCAGTGCCGGTAGCGCGGACCCGTGGGTGATGCTGCTGCCGACTGACTACGCGGCGCAGCTGATTGAGGTCCCCGACTCCTCCGAGCCACCGGTTCTCAGCGCGCTGCAAACAAAGGTCCTCGACGTGCTCTCTCGCGGCGGTGGCGGCGGCGGATTCCTGTTTAGCCTTATCGACCAGGAGGTCTCGGCGGGCGAGGCCGAGGACCCAGGCGCACACCTCGGAACGTCGCATACTAACGCCGACCTGCGCGAGGCCCTGTGGGCCCTGTTCGAGCTGGGGTTGATCAGCCCGGACGGTTTCGCGCCACTGCGCGCCAGGCTCAGCGGCTCCGGCGGCTCCAGCGGGACGAGGACCGCCCACCGCGCCAAGCGCACGCCAACTCGTGGCCGGCTGCGGATGGGGCGCACTAGTTTCGCGCAGGCGCAGCGTGCCATGGTGCCGCCGGACATGGTGGGCCGTTGGTCGTTGACCGTTCCTGCGGATACGAACTCCACGTCGCGCTCTGTCGCGCACGGTGAGGCCTGGTTGGAGCGCTACGGCGTCGTCACGCGGGGAAGCGTGGTTGCCGAGAACACTCTCGGTGGCTTCGCCTTGGCGTATAAGGTACTCACGCGTTTTGAGGAGGTGGGCAAGGCCATGCGCGGGCTCATCATCGATGGGCTCGGCGCGGCGCAATTTTCCACGCCCGCCGTCGTCGACCGACTGCGCTTGCTCGCCGATAGTGCCGACGTGGAGGGCTGGCCCTCCGGCACGACGGACCCCGAGGTCTACGTCCTCGCCGCCGTTGACCCCGCCAACCCCTACGGCGCCGCACTGCCGTGGCCGGAGCAGGGCCCGACCCGTTCCGCTGGAAGCCTGGTTGTGCTTGCCGACGGCCTCTGCGTCGCCTACCTCACCCGTGGCGGCAGGAACTTGAGCATCTTCACGCCGCCGGTCGGGCTGGATTACGCCGATGTCCTTCCCCTGGTGGTGTCGGCCTTCCAACAGGCGGTGTCGTCCAACATGATGAAGCGCATCGTAATCGAGAAGGTCAACGGCGAGGCTGTGATTGGCTCCGAGTGGGCGCAGCGTCTGCGCGCAGCCGGCGCGAGGATTACCCCGAAGGGCGTGCGCATCGCGGCAACGTCTGGCGCAGATAATGGAGGCGGTCGTGCCTGA
- the metX gene encoding homoserine O-acetyltransferase MetX — translation MTVESAPHSVSLPPEGEPGHVRIGDVTTEAGAVIKDVTVEFERWGRLNADASNVIVLEHALTGDAHASGPADIDRPTAGWWNGMIGSARALDTDKYCIICTNVIGGCRGTTGPSSPHPDDGSPWGSRFPAISVRDTVTVEHMALKALGITHVHAVIGGSLGGARSLEWTLMHPDFVGKALVMCVGARASAWQIGMQSAQIQFIESDPDWHGGDYYEKGVAPDRGLGFARRIAHLTYRGELELDDRFGATAQPGENPLSPMRTADRFQVESYLDHQAEKLAQRFDAGSYVVLTDTLNRHDIGRGRGGMNEALHSSKVPTMVAGVDTDILYPFHQQEHLARNLGNCLGLERIESAVGHDGFLTEFERVDGIVRKFLKEEPELPQSA, via the coding sequence ATGACAGTCGAATCTGCCCCGCATTCGGTTTCCCTCCCACCAGAGGGCGAACCCGGTCACGTCCGCATCGGCGACGTGACCACTGAAGCTGGTGCCGTCATCAAAGACGTGACCGTCGAGTTCGAGCGCTGGGGGCGCCTCAATGCGGACGCCTCCAACGTCATCGTTCTCGAGCATGCCCTCACAGGAGATGCGCATGCCTCCGGCCCCGCCGATATCGACCGCCCGACCGCGGGCTGGTGGAACGGCATGATCGGCTCCGCCCGTGCCCTCGACACCGACAAATACTGCATCATCTGCACCAATGTGATTGGCGGCTGCCGCGGCACCACAGGCCCCTCCTCCCCGCATCCCGACGACGGCAGCCCCTGGGGTTCACGCTTTCCCGCTATCTCAGTGCGCGACACCGTCACCGTCGAACACATGGCGCTCAAGGCCCTCGGTATCACCCACGTTCACGCGGTTATCGGAGGATCTCTCGGAGGCGCCAGAAGCCTCGAGTGGACACTGATGCACCCGGATTTCGTCGGCAAGGCGCTGGTCATGTGCGTCGGCGCGCGCGCAAGCGCCTGGCAGATCGGTATGCAGTCGGCGCAGATTCAGTTCATCGAATCCGACCCCGATTGGCACGGCGGAGACTACTACGAAAAGGGCGTTGCACCGGATCGTGGCCTAGGGTTTGCGCGTCGCATCGCGCACTTGACCTACCGCGGCGAGCTCGAGCTCGACGACAGGTTCGGCGCGACCGCCCAGCCGGGTGAAAACCCGCTGAGCCCGATGCGCACCGCCGACCGATTCCAGGTGGAGAGCTACCTCGACCACCAGGCGGAAAAGCTGGCCCAGCGTTTCGACGCGGGTTCATACGTTGTGCTCACTGACACTCTCAACCGCCACGATATCGGGAGGGGCCGAGGTGGAATGAACGAGGCGCTCCATTCGTCGAAAGTCCCGACAATGGTTGCCGGCGTGGACACCGACATCCTCTACCCCTTCCACCAGCAGGAACACCTTGCCCGCAATCTCGGCAACTGCCTGGGGCTGGAAAGAATTGAATCCGCCGTGGGACACGACGGATTCTTGACCGAGTTCGAGCGGGTCGACGGAATTGTGCGCAAGTTCCTCAAGGAGGAACCGGAGCTACCCCAATCTGCCTAA
- a CDS encoding DUF3017 domain-containing protein: MREIARRARPEDLPDPKVNPHTKDEAPMGAAWPLWVQYALYGALFFGIGAFLVFLGLERWRRATFMLGMTMILLGVIRQYLPDKILGVFSVRSKLFDLTFCTVIGAGMVFLSVSVDALGS, from the coding sequence ATGAGAGAAATTGCCCGGCGTGCGCGCCCCGAGGATTTACCCGATCCGAAGGTCAATCCGCACACTAAGGACGAGGCCCCCATGGGGGCCGCCTGGCCGCTATGGGTGCAGTATGCGCTCTATGGGGCACTCTTCTTCGGTATTGGTGCTTTCCTAGTATTCCTCGGCCTTGAAAGATGGCGCCGAGCCACATTCATGCTGGGCATGACCATGATTTTGCTGGGCGTGATTCGGCAGTACCTTCCGGACAAGATCCTGGGCGTGTTCTCGGTGAGGTCGAAACTTTTCGACCTCACCTTCTGCACGGTCATAGGCGCCGGGATGGTTTTTCTCTCGGTCAGCGTTGACGCGCTGGGGAGCTAG